One genomic segment of Brevibacillus laterosporus LMG 15441 includes these proteins:
- a CDS encoding DMT family transporter produces MGTQGKKANRIVYLIPLLATLLWGSNFLIGKNILHHVPPFTLSFLRWSFALLVLLPFTWKLLRENWEFYLRFWKEVVVMGFLGIALFTGLVYWGMEHTNTVNASLLSSLSPIFITVVAYFMLHERITSNQVIGILLSLLGVLWIVSKGHLGTFADIRLNNGDIVLILSNVLMAIYSVMLRKTADKLPGLIGFTLIVFAGVITTVPLMMLELSYRPVQLFLWENLWSIAYLGIFSSVIAFFCWTKSVHFLGPTKASPFMNVVPVFATLFAVLFLREELLLSQIVGGVLVLLGVYWSSRPKKSLASISSTNPQVQELKL; encoded by the coding sequence TTGGGTACTCAAGGTAAAAAAGCTAATCGGATCGTCTATTTGATTCCCCTGTTAGCAACTTTGTTATGGGGAAGTAATTTCTTGATTGGCAAAAATATTTTACATCACGTCCCACCATTTACTCTTAGTTTTTTACGTTGGTCTTTTGCTCTTCTTGTACTGTTACCTTTTACATGGAAGTTATTGCGTGAAAATTGGGAATTTTATCTGAGGTTTTGGAAAGAAGTAGTAGTGATGGGCTTCTTAGGAATTGCATTATTTACGGGATTGGTGTATTGGGGGATGGAGCATACCAACACGGTCAATGCATCTTTACTTTCATCCTTATCGCCAATCTTTATCACTGTCGTTGCTTACTTTATGCTGCATGAGAGAATTACTAGCAACCAAGTAATTGGTATTCTTTTATCGTTGCTAGGCGTTTTGTGGATCGTCAGCAAAGGACACCTTGGAACCTTTGCTGACATTCGGTTAAATAATGGCGATATCGTATTGATTCTAAGTAATGTCCTGATGGCCATTTATTCTGTTATGCTTCGTAAAACAGCGGACAAGCTACCGGGGTTGATCGGCTTTACTTTGATTGTCTTTGCAGGTGTAATTACTACAGTGCCGTTGATGATGCTGGAGCTAAGCTATCGCCCTGTGCAGTTATTTCTCTGGGAAAATCTATGGTCAATTGCTTACTTAGGTATCTTCTCGTCGGTCATTGCATTCTTTTGCTGGACGAAGTCAGTCCACTTTTTAGGACCAACAAAAGCTTCACCGTTTATGAATGTAGTGCCGGTTTTTGCAACCTTATTTGCTGTATTGTTTTTAAGAGAGGAATTGCTTTTGTCTCAAATAGTAGGCGGTGTGCTCGTGCTATTAGGTGTCTATTGGTCCTCGCGTCCGAAAAAAAGTCTTGCCTCGATTTCAAGCACGAATCCGCAGGTGCAGGAGTTAAAATTATAA
- the lepB gene encoding signal peptidase I: protein MKKLPKIVREWLPIIAIALVLSFTIRTFVVQAVYVPSTSMVPTLQVDDRLFIEKISNPENFQYGDIVVFSPPIQGNKDLFIKRLVGKGGDTIEIKQGFLYRNGVKIEEPYLKEAMNYDFAPVHVPPDHYFFLGDNRNGSFDSHLWPTPFVEKKAVVGKGIFLYYPFSHMRIM from the coding sequence ATGAAGAAGTTACCAAAAATAGTTAGAGAGTGGCTACCCATAATAGCTATTGCTCTTGTGCTGAGCTTTACAATCCGTACGTTTGTGGTTCAAGCTGTTTATGTTCCATCTACGTCTATGGTTCCTACCCTGCAAGTGGATGACCGTCTTTTCATTGAGAAAATATCCAATCCAGAAAACTTTCAATATGGTGATATTGTTGTGTTTTCCCCACCAATTCAGGGAAATAAGGACTTGTTTATTAAACGCTTGGTTGGAAAAGGGGGAGATACCATCGAGATAAAACAAGGTTTCTTGTATCGCAACGGTGTAAAGATAGAGGAACCATACTTAAAAGAAGCGATGAATTATGATTTCGCTCCTGTCCATGTACCGCCAGACCACTACTTTTTTTTGGGAGATAATCGGAACGGTAGTTTTGATTCACATTTATGGCCAACGCCATTTGTTGAAAAAAAAGCGGTGGTAGGTAAAGGTATCTTTTTATACTATCCGTTTAGTCATATGCGAATCATGTAA